The nucleotide window ACTTTGTTGTTAGATACAAAAATACGACCCACAAAAGACCGAAGAGAAACCTGGGTAGAGCAAAGAACATATCTGCAATTGTTTTCTTTAGTGTATAcacatttcatgcataaaccAGTGATTCTGAAATTGGAACCAGATGGTAACTTATGATCCTATACACATTCTCCCCTAGCGAGATTCATGTGCAAACTATACGTGAGAACTATCTCAAAACACAAAGCATACAGCAGCGCCCTAACAATACTTGGAGACGCAATAATGTAAGGTGATTAATTATGCCAAGAGTTGGCCGGCTTCAGATTTTAATTGTTTAACCTCTTAAAGTCTTACAAAGCTACCTTTTCAGGATCAGTAACTCTTCAGGACTAAAACTGACTATACGACTGAAGTCTCTCCAACATGGGTACATCTTAATACAATAGTGTAGTTCAACACCATATAAACAAATATACTGCAAGACTCTAAGTGACACTAACACCTCATAAAAACTGGAGATCATACACTGTGATAGTGACGTATAGTTTGTAACCAGAAAGTGACAATAAATAAGGTGTCTAACTATCATAACAACCAGAGACTATCATCGTGATGCACCTAGCTATTAAGTAAGACGATTGGCTTCAAAAAGTTTGGTAAATCAGTAAATGTGTTGGGTTTCTAAAGCCCCATTTATGTGCAAAAGAAGAAATGAGTCTTCAAGCATCTGTCCACCCATTTCCTATCAAAGTACTTGTCCGTCACATGTGAAAGTTTGACTCGACCTCATTTATATCATAGATGGATCTTGGACTTAAAgccttcaaaaataaaaaagataccTTACTAAAAATTACGTAGTTATTTCTCATGAATTCTATTTTGAACAGTTATTATCAGAACTTAACTACATTGCAAAAGCTACCGCCTTCTGTATCCTAATATCAGAAACACAAGATTATGAAGTATCAGAAACTGTATACCAATTGTCTATGAATATCCCAATTTAAAGTACAAGCAAGAAAGAAAGAGCAACAAACGAACAAATCTCTTTGTGAAATAGTAACAAACAGTTGGTAGACAAGCCGGACATCAGTCAGAGCATATATTTTTCAAGCGATCCGCCGCAGATTGGTCCACTGAATACTGAAAAACAACAAGAAATCGCACAGTGGTCTATCAATTACTCGATCCAATTCAAAATAAACGTTAAAAAAACAACGGTGCTACTAAATTGTACAATTGCTAGACCGCAAGTCCCTCTATTTTAGTGCTAATGGATACCTTTTTGAGGACCCAGAGGGAATGATTGTAAGTTCGTTGAAGGAGTTCTTGGAGAGCATTTGGATCATTTGAGTCGATTTCTCTGTAGTTGACGAAGTTTTCTCGGGCGTATTTTGCGTAGTAAGGCCGTGAGTCCTTGGGAAGTTGCCTCACCAGCCTCAGCACTTCCCTGTAAGCACCTATAGCTTTCTGCATTTCTTGAAGAATCATTTAGCACCGATcctaatttgcaaaaaaaatgttCCCCTCTTCTCCAAGCTATCTAATGCGCAGTGATATACTTTTCCGAGTCGTGGAGCCTTATGGATCGGGTCCAGATTTAGTGCCGGATTATTGTTGAACCATTGACGTAATgctacattaaattaaattgaaaataaaaaatataaagcaagttttttttccaaataacaAAGGCAAGATTCAGATAAAAATGGTAAACATAAGTTTTGTCAATCTGgtaaaatttatgaatatttaaCCAAATATATAGAATGAAAGATTGTATTTAAAGTTATGTTCAATTGATACTTGATATAACTTGTGAACCATtaataagatatataaaaaattgtatctCATTGACATAATTTATGAGAATAAGATAAGATCTGTCAATTTCATTGAACTCctaaaaatttaacaaaataagtaaaagttgaataatatttatattaaaattttgtccCGCCGGACATAAATTGTGAAACTGGATTTTTTCGTTCTTATGAGTTATGAATATGTAGCATTAGTCATTAGATTAttatagttttaatattttaatattaacgACGTTTAAACAGTGCCAATTATACAATTTGTGCAATCGGTTTGCATCGGTTATTCgttaaaatcaaaaccaaatcaacttaatcggttttaaaattatcaaaatcaaatcaaaccaaatataatatatatttatcggcttcggtttggtttggtttggttcggttattcagctattaaccatacacaaaaataaaagaaaaaaatcattcaaaatatgaaaaaagtgacaacaatccattcaagacaaaaaaattatagttagaatgactggaATTATTGAACTTCCGATCACtgaatttattatgattaaagCTTTAAAACTCACTATATTGGCTTAGAAGGAAGAAACATTAACATTTttagtcccacaaagaattatCATAGACACTcttatacatgaaatcaataaaataaatgttttcaccttagacatttttgctttcaataagtaaattctaaagaaattataatgaaaacatataagatctttaaaattatttataaaaataatatattaagtatgtatattaataaaatgtatgtatataattatcgatttggtttggttattttttcgggtttttttgaataaaaccataaccaaactaaatactatcggttttcaaaaatctaaaaaatcaaacccaaataaaattgattttattttattgatttgatttgattttttcgATTTGGATCAGTTTTTAttcaaaccgtgaacacccctaattaTGAGTGAGGGCCAAAACCCAACATGGTACTGGGCCTAATGTATTTCTCCACTACCAGGCTGGCTCAGTTTAATTTGGTTAGCTACTCCTAGTCTCCTACTATTAGGATTGGCTCCCTccattttgttttacttttttagaGTTCTTATTAGAgcaaattttaggtttagcaaacataaaaattattgtatgatataattatagttgtataattgcgctctataataaattttatctttgttatggctattaatatgtatattttggtatacatatactaCTAGAAAAGAGTAAATTACATGGGGATATTATATGGGGAAAATTTTCGCAGGTAAACTTGCaaattttcttgcaaaaattttaaattcctcaaTATTAGAATATATTACTTGTGAAACTTATATTTCCAACAAATTTCGCAGCTAAAGTTGATACCATTTTGCACTAAATTAGTTCTTGCAAAATTACCTAGGGAAATATATCCACAGGAACAATATCTCTAGCTAAATCCCTAGGTACAtggaccaattttttttaaaaaaaaatccttttaatCTGTAGGAAAATTTCAGAttgtctaaaaaattatttatgggGATTTACCTAGACATTTTATTACCTTGAGAAATAATTGGGAATTTAGGAATTATTATACCAAAATTTAGGAATGAAAAATAATTGGGAATTTAGGAATGAGAAATAATTTACCTAGACATTCCTAAATTACtaattccaaaaataattagtaaGTTATACGGAGTATATCTTTTAGATGATTAGATTTTTttacacttatatatatatatatatatatatttatttatttacttatttattttttggggaTAATAGACCAATTAAaaactcaattaaaattttaggaATTGGAAAGTGATTGTAAGACCAATTAtactcatttttcttctctctaaCTCACTTTACACTGAAGCTTCTCTCCAAAACCCATTGAAGCTTCTCTCCAAAACTTACATGCAGAAGCAATGGTGGAAACGATTTGATTTTCCAAAGCTTCAATCGGTGtagctccaagttccaagctcaTCCAAAGTTCATATCCAAGCTCATCTCAAAACTCTCCAAGCAGACCTCATGCTTCTCTTCAGGCAGAGTTTCCCGAAGTAAAGGACTATAGATCGGAAGATTTGCTTGCCAATCTGCCCAAAAATTGAGGTTAATCTATAAATTTCAATCTCTGTGAAGTTAATCTGTAAAtttttgtttactgatttaGTTTGGATGAAAATCGAGTGAAATTTTCTTGCAAAACAAATTTGTCGCTTAAATACTTGGCCAATGATTGTTGCGGTGTTAAGTTTagctcatttttctttttcattagcTATATTTCTTCTTAGGTGCTTGTTATGTTGTTAGTCTTTTGTTTATGATAGCGGTGTTTGGATCAACTGTGCATACTTCAGGTAATCGTCAAATAGATTGCTACAGCCCACACCTATACATATAGATGTTGGTTGGTGGGTAAACTTGCCACCAATATTGGAGAAGATGAGTGCATCTCCTTATTATGTTTCTTCTTTATAGattattgaattttaatatCCTACAAATGATGTTTGTTCTAGCATCTCGACTATTACTTTAACTCAACTACTCCTTTAATTTGGTCACTTGTGGCTGCTGGACTGTATTACGTTTAAATAGTGTCTTTTTTGTGGCTCCTCTgtaattattattgtttagCAATTTTAAGTGTGGCTTTCAGCTCCTTCAACTTTTGTCTTATATACTTTAACTTAGAAGTACGAATATATTCATAGTTCATACTTTATTTGGTCTATTATTGTTCATAGTTCATACTTTATTAGAGAGGAACCAACACATGAATTATATGTTAACCACTTAAGAAAAACTGCAAATGAGTAATAGAGTCAAGTACAATCTGACAGAGAGCTAAAATTAGAAGTACAAATATATTCATAATCTTGAAACTTTTATATCACTATCCATTTACCAAGTACCTGTATCTCCCTTGATCTTGTTAACTTTTATAATCTATTATCTGTTAAGTTGAACAAAAATATTTCTTGCATTACTTTGTCTTGTCTTCATTGGTTTTCATTATCACTATGTTTGTTCATGTGTTATTTATTGGTTACATTACtaatacattattttattgttctttGTTTGTTGCAGATGCCAGGTACAAGATCTAAGAGAGTAAGACAGCCTAAcagtaaaagagaaaaattaagtaaaagaaAGATATGTACAGTAGAGCGACAAACAGTTCAACTGCCTACCATAATCCCATCAGGAGCCCTCCAATCTCATATTGGTTCACTTCATGTCAATGAATCTCCAATGCATCAACCTAATCTTGAAGTGAATGAATCTTTACCTGATAACTCTAAATCTCGACCTCCCATAATCCCATCATGATCCCTCTATTCTAAAACTGGTTCACTCCATGTAAATGGGCCTCATTTGCCTCAACCTAGTCTTGAGGTCAATCGATCTCAACCTCGTAACACTGAATCTCAAGCTCAATCTAATCAGTCCCAACCTataaatcaagaatttgaaCAATTGATGTCACCACCGGCCAATAGGACTCCAGTCACCTCATCTAGTACAGTTGGCAATGGAGACAATGATCATCAAATCTGGATTGTACCTGAGGAGGACGGGTAATAAAACTAACTTTTAATAATACATTTGCTTAGCTGAATTGtttatctgtttatattttcGATAActactatattttatataggtTTGATCCTCACAAGATAGTAATTAACGAAATTGCTAGTTGCATTCGTAGTAAATTTGAATTGGCTAGACCCTCATGGAATAAGTTTCCACAAGCTACTCATGATATGTGGTTTGAGGAATTCAAGGTAAGGACACTATACACATATGATTATATCAAGTCATATGAGTTTGATATTAACCTGAGTTACTGCTTACTGCCTTCACTGATATTCTGTCAATCTCGTCATGATATTTTGTTTGGGTCATTTTAGCTCTTGCTTCTTTTATATAATTCTTCATCTTGCTCATTAGGTTGTTGAGTTTCCCTTTCATGGTCATTAAGATTTTAACTTCTCGACATGTCCGGCTAGGTtcagttttcattttttatatgtttttgggGCTACCTGTTTATGACTATAAATAGTAATGCTAGTCTTGATATTGCTCGGTCTCTTGGTCTTTTTCTTGTTGCCTACTCCTATTTTAAGATTTCCCTGTCTTCAGTCCTCTGCATTAAGTCTTAGTTCGGTTAATGGTAAATATTGCATCAGATTTATGTAAATCATATTTCTATCAATCTACTTAGGTGCATACACGtctgtttttgttttttctttactGTCTTCTCTGCATTTATCTTTAAGCAGTGACCTTTGAATGTGGTTAATCTGGTCTCTATTCATGTTAATAGTTCAATGCTGAAGGGTCTGAACAAAAGTAAATGTGAATATATTCTTCGATTCTTATCTTAATTCTATCTGAATAATGTTGTTTTCTAGAAATGCTAACTCaactttacattatttttaatattgatttgGTTCTGAGTAGTGTATATCATAGTGACATAACAacactttttagaaaaaaattaatatggtTGTTTAGGCTTGGTTTCAACCATCTGGGATATAATGTCTTCTTTTCCTGAAAGCAATTCTATTGCTCTCTTCCTTTCTGGNTAATCTGGTCTCTATTCATGTTAATAGTTCAATGTTGAAGGGTCTGAACAAAAGTAAATGTGAATATATTCTTCGATTCTTATCTTAATTCTATCTGAATAATGTTGTTTTCTAGAAATGCTAACTCaactttacattatttttaatattgatttgGTTCTGAGTAGTGTATATCATAGTGACATAACAacactttttagaaaaaaattaatatggtTGTTTAGGCTTGATTTCAACCATCTGGGATATAATGTATTCTTTTCCTGAAAGCAATTCTATTGCTCTCTTCCTTTCTGGAACTGTGAAGTGATATGTATCGATGTATCGAACTACTCGATTTGACTCAACTGTACTACATGAGGTACATTCACGACAGTGAGAgatcatatatattattccaAACTCAAATGAAATACCGAGCCTATTTGATCCGTTAAAGAAACTCTCAGAATAACGTTACCATTTGCAACACTCTAGCAATTCTCAAGTGTCTAATACATGTGGTGTGAGCTTGTATAACTAATGTTGTTTTTATTTGCTATATACAGAAGAAATTCAAATGGCTCCCTCACTATATTGATGCTATAAGACGTAATTTTGAGAAATGGGCATCTGCAAGGATGACACAACTTTTTCTCAAGATGTTAGGAAAAACTTGCCACTGAAACCACATTGGATGGGGGATGCGGTATTCAAGGAGATGAAGGGGTACTGAGAGTCTCCTGCATTCAAGATAAAGTctgaacaaaacaaaaaaaatcatgattcaaatgcTGGTGCATCACTTCATACATGTGATTGTTATCTCATCGAGTGATCTATAAGAGAATGGTAATCATAAAATCTTTTTAGATgtatttcttttaagaaaataacatcaTACTCAACATTGATAACACAAATATATTCATTCATTATAGAAAGAATCTACTGGAAAGGATCCATCAATTTCAGAATTTTATTTTCGAACTCATCGCAAGAAAAGTGATAAAAGTTGGGTAAATGAGAAAGCTGAAACTGCTTATGTAAGTATTCGTTCGCTCTATTCTTTTGtagattaaatattttatttaagttgTGTTAAATATCTTGGTAAGAAAATGGAATGATCTTGTTGTAGCCAATTAGTATTGTGGCCTAGCGGTGAATGAAAACCATGGAAAACCAGGGTGAAAATTCCAGCAGAGACAAAGTGCTAGGTGATTTCTTCGGTACTTAAAATGGTGGGAGGTAGCAAGTACCCGATGAAATAAGGAACGTGTGCGCGGCAGGTGGCCCAGACACTACGGCTTTTTAGAAATGAAATGATCTTGCTGATAATCTTAAAGCTCTTTGAACCAATAATTATGAGAAAAATTGCCTTATTTTCCAACTGTTTGGAAAACTAGAATTGTCTTCCTTGTGACCCCGTTCtactataattatttaatactaGTGGTAGATGTAGTTGTCTTCCAAGTGAAGGCAATCATAAGAGAAGAACATCTCGACACTTTTACTTCCAAGTACAAAGAATAAGAAGTTGGCAGTACTCTATAGAAAATGCCATGCTAGTATATGCATTAtgtaatcatattttatttgttaatatcAATGTTGACAAGTATATTGCTTTTGATGGTTGCCAGTTAATAGTGAGAGCTAGATATTTGCCTTTAAATATTGTCTTAAATAACTTGTTTTGATGCAGAATACTtttgaaagaaagaaacaagaatTATTAGCTTCTCAAAGTGCATCAGTTGCGGAAGGAGAAACTAATTTAGCTGGTCAACCTTCTTAATTAACATAAATGGATATCTGGGTGCAATCTGttggtggaaagaaaaaaggaagagtTAAAGGTCTTGGATCCCTGGGTCGATCTATAAAGCCATCGTCTAAACAATTAACATCAGCTTTATCGAGAGAAATTGATGAGATGATTAAAGCTTAAGTAATTGCTTCCACTGCTGACTTATATGCTCAACTGCAGAAAGAGTGTCACGAAAATAAGAGGATGATGAGGGAATTGGACTTATTGAAGAAACATGTATACAACGCATCATCTTCAAATGAGCAATCATCTCAAGAAGACAATCAAGCTTATGAGAATGAAAGTGGCGATGACTCTGATAGTGTGAATGATAGTGGTTCTGCCCATGATAATGTGAATGATAGAGGTTCTGCCCATTATAGTGCATCATCTTCAAATGGGGATTGAGATAGTTGATGGTACTATTTAGGTTCAAATTTgagttgtattttgtttttgtatgtTTAAGAATCATATACTATTGATCTTGCAGGTTTATTTTCATaggaattatgaattatgaattttatttttttgttgaatgaaGTGATATAACGTGAATTGTGTTTTTTGCGGGTTTCTTTTCATTGGAGTTATCTTGAGCAATACTTTCATATATATCCGCAAgaaatttccttttgtttcaaaaaatttcatttcCAAACTCCTATGGATTTACTTGGGGATCTTCATGGGGAATCACTTGCAAAATATTTCTACGAAAATCTGCAAGAAATTTCGtttttataagaaattttagcaaaaattcgCAAGAATTTTTGTTAGTTATGCAGATAAATCCGCAAGTAACACAGCTGCGGATTTAAATTTCCCAGGTAAATTACCTAGGGATTGTATAAATCCGCAGGTAAGAGTGACCTACGAAGGTTTTTCCATCAGATTTcattttgcaagaaaattcgCACGTAATCAAATTACCTGCGGATTTACTGTATTATCCCTAGGAAAATCCCCAGGTAATCAACACTTTTCTTATAGtgatatacaaaagaatcaattgtataatctgtttcggtatagatatacaaaagaatcaatttataatctgttttggtatacatacacaaaagaatcaattgtataatctgtgtttgtataaagcgagaaagagagaacgacaaaagaaaactgggcaagggaagatctgtatttgtataattataagtgtagaGGACGAAagtatatgtatttgtatttgtagatacaattttctctcgctttatacaaatacaaacgcaatttatacatttgtgtttatataaagtgagagagatgagtgagagtgacgagcgagatcctttggggagagaggcgaacgaaaagatatgtatatatacagttttcacttactttatacaaacacaaacacattttatacagtTCAACAGTTTgctacgggttacaattaaatcaaactgtggttatagcatttaatttgaattaataatttgttattttatacaatttttccttcttattttcttattaaatggACACGTGTCTATTTTAATTAGTAGTATAACAATTTCGACTTNNtacaattttctctcgctttatacaaatacaaacgcaatttatacatttgtgtttaaataaagtgagagagacgagTGAGAGTGATGAGCGAGATCCTttggggagagaggcgaacgaaaagatatgtatatatacagttttcacttactttatacaaacacaaacacattttatacagtTCAACAGTTTgctacgggttacaattaaatcaaactgtggttatagcatttaatttgaattaataatttgttattttatacaatttttccttcttattttcttattaaatggACACGTGTCTATTTTAATTAGTAGTATAACAATTTCGACTTAATTGCTTTTAGCCATTAAACATACTTaggataatatatatttaatttttatgttccacacgatatatttaataaattattaaagaacatttgatatattattgatGTCTTTAAATTTAGGatcaaagaatttaaaaattcttaaattatt belongs to Solanum stenotomum isolate F172 chromosome 1, ASM1918654v1, whole genome shotgun sequence and includes:
- the LOC125861559 gene encoding LYR motif-containing protein At3g19508, translating into MILQEMQKAIGAYREVLRLVRQLPKDSRPYYAKYARENFVNYREIDSNDPNALQELLQRTYNHSLWVLKKYSVDQSAADRLKNICSD
- the LOC125861545 gene encoding uncharacterized protein LOC125861545 yields the protein MSPPANRTPVTSSSTVGNGDNDHQIWIVPEEDGFDPHKIVINEIASCIRSKFELARPSWNKFPQATHDMWFEEFKKKFKWLPHYIDAIRRNFEKWASARMTQLFLKMLGKTCH